One Streptomyces drozdowiczii DNA segment encodes these proteins:
- a CDS encoding TIGR03936 family radical SAM-associated protein — protein MQRIRLRYTKRGRLRFTSHRDFQRAFERALRRSQVPMAYSAGFTPHPKVSYANAAPTGTGSEAEFLEIALTEPRDPGVLRELLNDSMPDGLDITDAVEARTSGLADRLTASIWEIRLDGVTPEDAEKAVSAFNAAETVEVERRTKNGMRAFDARSAVVDLRTLDLPADRPGDRACAILRLVVRHVTPAVRPDDVLSGLRVVADLAPPVPAAVTRLAQGLFDEESGTVTDPLAPDREAAPAASTTATGTAVATAPEGAGTA, from the coding sequence GTGCAGCGCATCCGACTGCGCTACACCAAGCGCGGCCGCCTCCGGTTCACCAGCCACCGCGACTTCCAGCGTGCCTTCGAGCGGGCGCTGCGCCGCTCCCAGGTGCCCATGGCCTACTCGGCGGGCTTCACCCCCCACCCCAAGGTGTCGTACGCCAACGCCGCCCCCACCGGTACGGGCAGCGAGGCCGAGTTCCTGGAGATCGCGCTCACCGAGCCCCGTGACCCGGGCGTCCTGCGTGAGCTGCTCAACGACTCCATGCCGGACGGCCTGGACATCACGGACGCCGTCGAGGCCCGCACCTCGGGTCTCGCCGACCGGCTGACCGCCTCCATCTGGGAGATCCGCCTCGACGGGGTGACCCCGGAGGACGCGGAGAAGGCCGTGTCCGCCTTCAACGCGGCGGAGACCGTCGAGGTCGAGCGCCGTACGAAGAACGGCATGCGGGCCTTCGACGCCCGTTCCGCCGTGGTCGACCTCCGGACCCTCGATCTTCCGGCCGATAGGCCCGGTGACAGGGCCTGTGCGATACTGCGGCTGGTTGTTCGGCACGTAACACCTGCCGTACGGCCTGACGACGTCCTGTCCGGTCTCCGCGTTGTGGCCGACCTGGCGCCGCCGGTCCCCGCAGCGGTGACCAGGCTGGCGCAGGGGCTCTTCGACGAGGAGTCCGGCACGGTGACCGACCCGCTCGCGCCCGACCGCGAGGCAGCCCCGGCCGCATCAACCACGGCCACCGGGACCGCCGTCGCGACGGCGCCCGAAGGTGCAGGTACCGCGTAA